Sequence from the Saccharopolyspora pogona genome:
CCGCCCGCAACCGCGCCAGCAGCACCCGGTCGTCCGGCAACGGTCCCCCGGCGACGTCCTCACCCATCCCCATGAATTCCCCCCAACGACCAGCCGGGCGAAATACCGCGCGACCAGCGCAATCGCTACCGTGGACCCCCGGACCACGGCTGTCACCAGTCACCACACGGAGGTCGCAGTGGATCTCGACGAAGCCCGCGAAGTGATCGGCAACCAGCACCGCGCCGTGCTCAGCACGCTCCGCGCCGACGGCACCCCCCAGATGACACCGGTGCTGACCACCACGGACAGCGCCGGACATGTCACTATCAGCACTGTCGCTGGCGCAGCCAAGGTGCGCAACCTGCGCCGCGACCCCCGCGTGTGGCTGTGCGTCCTGCCAGACCAGTTCTTCGGCCGCTGGATCCAGGTCGAAGGCATCGTCGAGATCGTCGAGCTCCCCGCCGCGCTCCCCCTCCTGGAGGAGTACTACCGCAGCATCTCCGGCGAACACGAGGACTGGGCCGCATATCGCCAAGCCATGCAGGAAGAACACCGCGTCCTGCTGCGCATCACCCCGACCCGGGCGGTCTCCTCCCCAACCCGATAGGGCCCCCTGGTGAACGGGCCCGGAACGATGGGCTAAAGTAGTTATCAACAGCCCAACAGGGCGCTGAATACGCGGATGTAGCGCAGCTGGTAGCGCATCACCTTGCCAAGGTGAGGGTCGCGGGTTCGAGTCCCGTCATCCGCTCGGAGCTGGGAGCCTTGTGTCGACTTCGTTCGACCTTGGATCCTCGCCATTTCTTTGGGGGGAGCGACTCCCCCCAAACCCCCCTACGGTGCGGTGCTCCGGGCTTGCTGGCTCCTTACCGCGGGCAACGTTCGCTGGCCTGCTCAGTGACCAGCAACCAAACCCGTCACCTTGACATCGTTGGTGCCGCCCTCCACGCATCGTGAGTGTGTTGGTTGGTTGGTTTTGGAGTTTAGGTTTCT
This genomic interval carries:
- a CDS encoding PPOX class F420-dependent oxidoreductase — protein: MDLDEAREVIGNQHRAVLSTLRADGTPQMTPVLTTTDSAGHVTISTVAGAAKVRNLRRDPRVWLCVLPDQFFGRWIQVEGIVEIVELPAALPLLEEYYRSISGEHEDWAAYRQAMQEEHRVLLRITPTRAVSSPTR